In Anas platyrhynchos isolate ZD024472 breed Pekin duck chromosome 19, IASCAAS_PekinDuck_T2T, whole genome shotgun sequence, the genomic window CAGCAGGGACAGGCCCCAGGAGGGCCGGCGGCAGCGCCCGGCTCAGCGCCCACCACCCAACTGGTGAAACGGGACCACGAGGCAGAAGAGGAGAGCAGTGCTTCGAGGCCAGCGAGTGCTGAGCACTGACCCACCGGGCTGTCCTACAGCCCCCCACATGCCTCTGCCCCCTTCTTCCTCGGCAGCGGCCTAAGGCTGCGCTCAGCATGAAGGACTATTTCCCCGTCTCGATGCCCCGGTACAGTCGGTATAGACAGAGACTGAGAGCATCGCGCACCGTGCGCTTCCCCAACGACGTCGTCTTTCAGGACCACATCAGGCAGGGGGACCTGGAGCAGGTGGGCAGGTTCATCCGTGCCAGGAAGGTCGCTCTGGACACCATCTACCCTTCTGGtgagtgctgctggggctggcagtggcACGGCTCAGTGGACTGCAAGGGAGACGAGAGAGCAGCGTGGCCAAAGCTCAGACATGGGCCGCCCTGGGCAGGGCAGCAGGTTGAAATCAAGTTGTTTTCCCTCCCCAGTGAGGAGCACTACCCCCTACCATTGCCAGCAGGGCCCAAGTCCGGCTTCACTGCCCCAACGCCCCCCTTAACAGCACTGCAGGAAAGGGGGAGATTTGCCATCAGGGTCCCTTCAAGGCACGACAGTGCACCTACACCTACCCGGTGTGGTGTGGCGTAGGAAAGGAGCAGGCAAAAAGAGAACAAGGGAGAGAACGCAGAGCTCTGGACCGGGCAGCAGGACTCGTGTCTCCTGTCCTGATTTGGTGAAAGGAGCGCGGAGAAGCACGGTTCTGCTTCTTGCTCCTGGCTCTGTCCGTTGCTCACAAACATCGTTCTCTCTCACGCGTGGGTCTGTGGACTTGCAGAATTAATTGTTTAGGAAGGCGGCATTGTGTTATGTTTGTACCCAGCCTCACTAAAAATTGTTTACGGAATGCCTTGAACCACACAGGCTGGTTCAGAGCCCAGATTTGTCTCTTTCTCGTACTTGGCTTCAGCGTCTGCTGTCACATGGCCATGGAGGCACGGTCTCAGATGACCCGGGCTTCCTCCCATGTACGCTGATTGCTTCATCGCTTGCGCTGCAAGGGACTGCTGAAAGGCCAGCAGAGCGAGACCCTCGAGACACCCTCCTGCTGTGCCCATGGGGGTCCTGGAAGGGCCTCAGGTCGGGCTGTTGGCGGGGGGCTCACCTCAGGCACCGCGCTGCAGTCCCTCGGCCTGTGCTGCCTGACCCGGCAGGGGAGCCAGGCGCTGCACCTTGAGCACGGCATTTGGGCTGTGAAAGGGCAACAGGAACCTGCAGCGGCTCCTCTCGCTTCCTcggtgtttgtttctttcccaaCTCACCTCCCCGCTAACGCCGCTCCCCCGGCACCCCCCTCCCTGGGCCGCCGCCAACCGCGGTGCTGAGCGTCCCCCCTTGCAGGCATGGCAGCGCTCCACGAGGCCGTGCTCACCGGGAACCTGGACTGCGTCAAGCTGCTGGTCAAGTACGGCGCCGACATCCACCAGCGGGACGAGAACGGCTGGACGCCCCTGCACATGGCCTGCAGCGACGGCTACGCCGACATCGCCCGGTGAGagccgggggcagccccgggcccTGCCCGCAGAGCCCcgcggggggcgggcggcggggggggggggcgcggcccTTGTCTGACGCTGTCCCCGCAGGTACCTCATGGCCCTGGGGGCCAGCCCCGAGGCCACCACGGACGCCGGGGAGAAGCCGTCGGACCTCATCGACCCCGAGTACCgcgagctgctgcagctcttccagGCCGCCACCGTGGGCTGAGGCGGCTCgcggccgggcagcggggctggggcggggcggggcggggcccggGCTGGGAccgggccggggctgggggccgggggccgggggccgctcggtgccgccgcccggccccccccTTCCAATAAAGCGCTCTGCAAACAACGCCTCGCGCCACGGctggggcggggccgggggggcggggaCAAGGGCAGGGGCGGGGccacgggaggggaggggcggggctcaGGGCAGGGACGGCGCCCGTTgagagggagggggcggggctacgGGACGGGGCGGGGCTGGTGGCAACGGGAGGGGCGGGGCTAAGGCCAAGGGCGGGGCCGGCGcaggggcggggccgggccgagcgCGCGCCGTgccgggggcggggccgggtGACGCGCTGTTgtgggcggggccgggccggcggcggggcggggccgcgcctGCGCGCTGCGGCGCTTCCGTGGCGGCCCGAGGGCGAGCGGAGGCGGGAGCCGGGCCCAGGTGAGGGGCGCGCGTTGCCATGGCGAcgggcggcgggcggcccgCGGCCTAGCCCCGGCCTGGCCTGGCCGCCCTCTCCTTTCTCCCCGCAGCCgcgccgagccgagccgcgCCGCCGCACGGACGACGCCATGGCCAGGTGAGCtccgccccggcccggccccgggcccctcgggccccgccgcggcccggcccggcccggctgaGCCCCGCGCTTGGCTTGCAGCTCCCCCGTGTCCCGCGTGGTGTACAACGGCAAGCGGAGCGGCGGGCCGCGCTCCCCCGGCGCCGGCGGCGAGCTCTTCACGCCGGCCCACGAGGAGAACGTGCGCTTCATCTACGAGGGtgagcggcggggcggcggcgcggggccctCCCGGCGGCCGGTGCCCCCGGCGAGCCGCCCGTCTCGTGTCCCCGCAGCCTGGCAGTGCGTGGAGCGCGACCTGCGCAGCCAGATGGGCGCCGAGCGCGGCCTGGTCGAGGAGTACGTGGAGAAG contains:
- the PPP1R27 gene encoding protein phosphatase 1 regulatory subunit 27: MKDYFPVSMPRYSRYRQRLRASRTVRFPNDVVFQDHIRQGDLEQVGRFIRARKVALDTIYPSGMAALHEAVLTGNLDCVKLLVKYGADIHQRDENGWTPLHMACSDGYADIARYLMALGASPEATTDAGEKPSDLIDPEYRELLQLFQAATVG
- the MCRIP1 gene encoding mapk-regulated corepressor-interacting protein 1, translating into MASSPVSRVVYNGKRSGGPRSPGAGGELFTPAHEENVRFIYEAWQCVERDLRSQMGAERGLVEEYVEKMPNPSLKAFKPVDLSDLKRRNAQDAKKS